DNA from Methanolacinia paynteri:
GGAGTACCGTTCATTCAGGATGAAAAAACCACAAAATGCAACAGTCAATATTGCCGCAACGAATATGCGGCTGATATTATACGGCCAGAGCAGCAGGGGAAGAAAAACAGGCAGGCCGACATTAACACAGGAGATAAGAATCGAAGATATCAGGGGCGTTGAAATATATGAAAAGGAGAGACCACGCATTATACTGATAATTGTCGGCCTCTTTTTCCTCGCATCCGCGGGACTGCTGGCAGCAGACCGGCTTCCGTCGATCTACAGGATACTCGAAGGAATACTTGGAAACGGCTCCTACGGTGTTTTGATAACTGCGGCTGTAGGGATCATCATCTTCGCATCCGGTTTCTACTTCAGGAACAGGGAGTTTGAGATCCTTGTCAAAGCGAACAACAACAACCTGAATACGGGGATGTTCTCGGAAAAGACCGTCTTCAAACAGGGAATAGATTCACCGAAGATACTCCGCGAACTGGGATCGATAATCATACAGATACAAAAGGACAGGGAGAAGAATCACGACAACTCTTCAAGGCACAAACAAAATTTCCATTCATACCGCGATGAAACAGAGACTGAATTCGGGGATGAAGGCATCTATGAAGAAGAGATTGAATCGATATTCGAGGTAGAAGAGATTCCCCGAAAAACCCCGGGGACGCCTTATGGAACAGCATATCCAGAACAACAGCCTGCACCAGCTTATGAAGAGAATTATCGTGAAGATTCCGGGGATTTCAACGATAGTCAGGAGCAGGAAACGGAACAGGAGAATGCAAAAGAACAGGACAAACAATCGGGAAGCGAAATTATCGAAGAATACTACGACAGGGGAAGAGAGAAGGTAAACGTCGACGACATTCTCAATACCATGGAGAAGATCGAAAACCCGACAAGCAAGAAAAAAGACGATTTTATGTTCTGATCTTTAATATGAATATTATTTTTGAGAATTTTCCGGATTCTTTGATAGAATATAAAAATAAAAATTTATTTTCTTCTGATTTTAACGGACTCGGAGTGAGCAAACAGGCCTTCGGCTTCTGCGAGGGCCTCGACCATATCGCCTATCTCCTCAAGGCCTTCCTGCTCGATGATCTGGACAGTGGATGTCTTACAGAAATGCGAGACATTCAACCCTGAATATACTGAGGCGTAGCCTGCCGTGGGGAGAACGTGGTTTGTACCCGATGCATAGTCACCGCATGCAACCGGAGTATAGGGGCCGACAAATATCGAGCCTGCATTCCGTACTGCCGAGAGAACCGGGAGAGGGTCTGAGACCTGGATCGACAGGTGTTCGGGTGCTATACGATCCGAGATCGAGACCGCATCCTTCAGGTCTGCGGCGGGGATATACCCCGAATTGTTTAGGGCCTTTTCTATAATTTCCGCCCTCGGCGCACTCTTTGCCATCATTTTCACATCTGCCGAGACCCTGTCTGCGAGAGATTCACTCGTTGTAACCAGAACACATGCAGCATTCGGATCGTGCTCCGCCTGGGCGAGAATGTCTGCCGCGATGAATGACGGATTCGCACTCTCGTCGGCGATAATGCAGATCTCGGACGGCCCGGCAGGAAAGTCGATCTCTGCATTGCCCCGGAGGAGCATCTTGGCCGCAGTAACGTAGACATTACCCGGCCCAACAATCTTCTGAACCGGTTCTATCGACTCCGTCCCGAGTGCCATCGCAGCAACAGCCTGCGCACCGCCGGCACGGACGATCTCGGTCGCACCCGCAATATCGAGTGCGGCAATCGTCATGGAATTCGCA
Protein-coding regions in this window:
- a CDS encoding Asp23/Gls24 family envelope stress response protein, which translates into the protein MASVSDFIELTPDENVVKEYRSFRMKKPQNATVNIAATNMRLILYGQSSRGRKTGRPTLTQEIRIEDIRGVEIYEKERPRIILIIVGLFFLASAGLLAADRLPSIYRILEGILGNGSYGVLITAAVGIIIFASGFYFRNREFEILVKANNNNLNTGMFSEKTVFKQGIDSPKILRELGSIIIQIQKDREKNHDNSSRHKQNFHSYRDETETEFGDEGIYEEEIESIFEVEEIPRKTPGTPYGTAYPEQQPAPAYEENYREDSGDFNDSQEQETEQENAKEQDKQSGSEIIEEYYDRGREKVNVDDILNTMEKIENPTSKKKDDFMF
- the hisD gene encoding histidinol dehydrogenase, which codes for MLKRLDADSWVPGRRASLEDVYPAVNDIIENVRANGDAALFEYAKKFDRCEPDSLLVTEDEREDAYEDVDPKIVEYLIEAESRITEFHEYQKKEDLWLRQLHPGITLGIKTTPLNRAGCYIPGGRASYPSTALMTVVPARVAGVESICACTPPPANSMTIAALDIAGATEIVRAGGAQAVAAMALGTESIEPVQKIVGPGNVYVTAAKMLLRGNAEIDFPAGPSEICIIADESANPSFIAADILAQAEHDPNAACVLVTTSESLADRVSADVKMMAKSAPRAEIIEKALNNSGYIPAADLKDAVSISDRIAPEHLSIQVSDPLPVLSAVRNAGSIFVGPYTPVACGDYASGTNHVLPTAGYASVYSGLNVSHFCKTSTVQIIEQEGLEEIGDMVEALAEAEGLFAHSESVKIRRK